One stretch of Bosea vaviloviae DNA includes these proteins:
- a CDS encoding FAD-dependent oxidoreductase, producing the protein MKHDGLSVLESRIAADLARTAHPSAPWLEPVPGPDGKPAYDVIVVGGGQSGLATAFGLQRSQVTNILVLDKAAAGQEGPWRSYARMHTLRSPKDFTGPDLDVPSLTYQSWHEAKFGLESWDELALISKGHWADYLGWFRHVVGIPVRNEAEVVDIAPAGGLLAVTLSSGGKAETLHARKIVLATGQESLGDWTMPAPLMALPASRSAHCAEPIDFAALAGKRVAVIGAGASAFDNAATALEAGAAQVHLLCRRPEAQVIQPYRWLTFRGFLRHLSDLDDAWRWRFMSAVLALREGFPQATYDRCARHDAFSLHLGAPALSAIDGPGGVEIATPQGSLTVDFVIAAAGIEIDLSVRPELAGFAGNIASWADRYAPPTAERDERLGRFPYLGDDYALTERVPGATPWIGDIHLFTIASTMSFGASGSSINAMTTAVPKLVSGITRGLFRADVELHWASFQAYDVPQAVLR; encoded by the coding sequence ATGAAGCATGACGGATTATCGGTTCTCGAGAGCCGCATCGCCGCCGATCTCGCCCGCACCGCCCATCCCAGCGCGCCCTGGCTCGAGCCGGTTCCGGGGCCGGACGGCAAGCCGGCCTATGACGTGATCGTGGTCGGGGGCGGCCAGTCGGGGCTGGCGACAGCCTTCGGCCTGCAGCGCTCGCAAGTCACCAACATCCTGGTGCTCGACAAGGCGGCTGCGGGGCAGGAAGGGCCATGGCGCTCCTATGCGCGCATGCATACGTTGCGCAGCCCGAAGGATTTCACCGGCCCCGATCTCGATGTGCCGAGCCTGACCTACCAATCCTGGCACGAAGCCAAATTCGGTCTCGAAAGCTGGGATGAGCTGGCGTTGATCTCGAAAGGACACTGGGCGGATTATCTTGGTTGGTTTCGCCATGTCGTCGGCATCCCCGTCCGCAACGAGGCGGAGGTGGTCGATATCGCCCCCGCCGGCGGGCTGCTGGCCGTGACGCTAAGCAGCGGCGGCAAGGCCGAGACGCTGCATGCCCGCAAGATCGTGCTCGCAACCGGGCAGGAGAGCCTGGGCGACTGGACCATGCCGGCGCCGCTGATGGCGCTGCCGGCCTCACGCAGCGCGCATTGCGCCGAGCCGATCGATTTCGCCGCGCTTGCGGGCAAGCGCGTCGCGGTGATCGGGGCCGGCGCGTCGGCTTTCGACAATGCCGCGACAGCGCTGGAGGCCGGGGCGGCGCAGGTGCATCTGCTCTGCCGCCGGCCCGAGGCGCAAGTGATCCAGCCCTATCGCTGGCTGACCTTTCGCGGTTTCCTTCGCCATCTCAGCGACCTCGACGATGCCTGGCGCTGGCGTTTCATGAGCGCCGTCCTGGCGCTGCGGGAGGGGTTTCCGCAAGCGACCTATGACCGCTGCGCCCGCCACGACGCCTTTTCCCTGCATCTCGGCGCGCCTGCTCTGAGCGCGATCGACGGGCCTGGCGGTGTCGAGATCGCGACGCCGCAAGGCTCGCTCACGGTCGATTTCGTCATCGCTGCGGCCGGTATCGAGATCGACCTCTCCGTGCGGCCGGAGCTTGCGGGCTTTGCCGGCAACATCGCCTCCTGGGCGGACCGCTATGCGCCGCCGACGGCCGAGCGTGACGAGCGGCTCGGCCGCTTCCCCTATCTCGGCGATGATTACGCGCTGACCGAGCGCGTACCGGGCGCGACGCCCTGGATCGGCGACATCCATCTCTTCACCATTGCCTCGACGATGAGCTTCGGAGCGTCCGGTTCCTCGATCAACGCGATGACCACGGCGGTGCCCAAGCTCGTCTCGGGCATCACGCGCGGGCTGTTTCGCGCCGATGTCGAGCTGCACTGGGCCTCGTTCCAGGCCTATGACGTGCCGCAAGCCGTGCTGCGGTGA
- a CDS encoding SDR family oxidoreductase, translating to MKLGGKVALLTGAGSGIGQASALLFAREGACVAVVDRDAEAAQAAVALIIEAGGQACAHIGDVGLPGFADGVAEQVLARFGRIDVLVTAAGFSCGGTVTTTTPEDWDAVFRANVGGTFLFAKAVIPAMQRRGGGAIVTFASQLALAGGRGNSAYIAAKGAILSLTRTMALDYAGDGIRVNAIAPGAIDTPMLRRSFARHAEPEPLREASRNRHAMKRFGRAEEVAQAALYLASEASSFSTGTTLVVDGGWLAA from the coding sequence ATGAAGCTTGGGGGAAAGGTCGCTCTGCTGACCGGCGCCGGCTCGGGCATCGGGCAGGCGAGCGCGCTGCTCTTTGCTCGCGAAGGCGCTTGCGTCGCAGTCGTCGATCGCGATGCCGAGGCTGCGCAGGCGGCGGTGGCGCTGATCATCGAGGCCGGTGGGCAGGCTTGCGCTCATATCGGCGATGTCGGCTTGCCGGGCTTCGCCGATGGCGTCGCGGAACAGGTCCTCGCGCGCTTCGGCCGTATCGACGTTCTGGTGACGGCCGCCGGCTTTTCCTGCGGCGGCACGGTGACGACGACCACGCCCGAGGATTGGGACGCCGTCTTCCGCGCCAATGTCGGCGGCACCTTCCTCTTCGCCAAGGCTGTGATCCCGGCGATGCAGCGGCGGGGTGGCGGTGCGATCGTGACCTTCGCCTCGCAGCTGGCTCTGGCCGGCGGGCGCGGCAACAGCGCCTATATCGCGGCCAAGGGGGCGATCCTCAGCCTGACCCGGACGATGGCGCTGGACTATGCCGGAGACGGCATCCGCGTGAACGCGATCGCTCCAGGCGCGATCGACACGCCGATGCTGCGGCGCAGTTTTGCCCGCCATGCCGAACCCGAGCCGCTGCGCGAGGCCTCGCGCAACCGCCATGCGATGAAGCGCTTCGGCCGCGCCGAGGAGGTGGCGCAAGCCGCGCTCTATCTCGCCAGCGAGGCCTCCTCGTTCAGCACCGGGACGACGCTGGTGGTCGATGGCGGCTGGCTTGCCGCGTGA
- a CDS encoding NAD-dependent epimerase/dehydratase family protein has product MRILVFGGVGFVGLNIAEAMLMKGDDVVVFDRMALPAATRKAFSRLPGRLTAIQGDVTDKMAIAEVVQPGVDVVIMGAAITAGAARDARDPETILQVNLLAQVPILEAARAAGVRRIVNLSSAAAYGVAGERYQELDEETPGDPVSLYAISKWASERVGGRLADLWGLDLVSLRLSGVFGPWERATGVRDTLSPQSQILAAAGKDEPAILPRPGLRDWIYAPDLAEAVRILAGAPALRHRLYNISTARRFAALEWGQALAANFPGFICRLAEPGEAATIDLHGPGDRAPLSTLRMSEEFGWEAATGVAESANALAAWWWMHGRGLGR; this is encoded by the coding sequence TTGAGAATCCTGGTCTTTGGCGGTGTCGGTTTCGTCGGGCTCAACATCGCGGAGGCGATGTTGATGAAAGGCGACGACGTTGTTGTGTTCGACCGCATGGCGTTGCCTGCTGCCACCCGGAAGGCTTTTTCCCGGCTGCCGGGGCGCTTGACCGCTATCCAGGGGGACGTCACCGACAAGATGGCGATTGCCGAGGTGGTGCAGCCCGGCGTGGACGTCGTCATCATGGGCGCTGCGATCACCGCCGGCGCGGCGCGCGATGCACGCGACCCGGAGACGATCCTGCAGGTCAATCTGCTTGCTCAGGTGCCGATCCTGGAGGCGGCGCGGGCTGCGGGTGTCCGGCGCATCGTCAATCTGAGTTCGGCCGCTGCTTATGGGGTGGCCGGAGAGCGCTATCAGGAGCTCGACGAGGAGACGCCGGGCGATCCGGTCAGCCTCTATGCGATCAGCAAATGGGCGAGCGAGCGCGTCGGCGGGCGGCTGGCCGATCTCTGGGGGCTCGATCTGGTCTCCTTGCGGCTCAGCGGCGTCTTCGGCCCCTGGGAGCGTGCGACGGGCGTGCGCGACACACTGAGCCCGCAAAGCCAGATCCTCGCTGCTGCTGGGAAGGACGAGCCCGCGATCCTGCCCCGACCAGGCCTGCGCGACTGGATCTACGCGCCCGATCTCGCCGAGGCGGTGCGGATCCTGGCGGGCGCGCCAGCCTTGCGTCATCGGCTCTACAACATTTCGACGGCGCGGCGCTTCGCGGCCCTGGAGTGGGGGCAGGCGCTGGCAGCCAATTTTCCCGGTTTCATCTGCCGCCTGGCTGAGCCCGGCGAGGCGGCAACGATCGACCTGCACGGGCCGGGCGACCGCGCGCCGCTGTCCACTTTGCGGATGAGCGAGGAATTCGGCTGGGAGGCCGCAACCGGTGTAGCGGAGTCAGCGAATGCACTGGCCGCCTGGTGGTGGATGCATGGCCGGGGGCTTGGGCGGTGA
- a CDS encoding polyhydroxyalkanoic acid system family protein → MAKPVSITISHELGREAALARIRGGVDRIRDKLGMVKMQLVEEEWRDDTLDFGVAALGYTVRGSLTVEERLVRVEMMLPWVLATFAEALKLGVEKQGRVLLDKPKA, encoded by the coding sequence ATGGCCAAGCCTGTCAGCATCACGATTTCCCATGAACTCGGCCGCGAGGCCGCGCTCGCACGCATCCGTGGCGGCGTCGACCGCATCCGCGACAAGCTCGGCATGGTGAAGATGCAGCTCGTCGAGGAGGAGTGGCGCGACGACACGCTGGATTTCGGCGTGGCCGCGCTGGGCTATACGGTGCGGGGCAGCCTCACCGTCGAGGAGAGGCTGGTGCGCGTCGAGATGATGCTGCCCTGGGTGCTGGCGACATTCGCCGAGGCGCTGAAGCTTGGCGTCGAGAAGCAGGGTCGCGTCCTGCTGGACAAGCCAAAGGCCTGA
- the ybaL gene encoding YbaL family putative K(+) efflux transporter has translation MHPGPLIAILVAGLCLAFIFGALAQKLRFSPLVGYLLAGVAVGPFTPGFVADQGLANELAEIGVILLMFGVGLHFSLKDLLSVKTIAVPGALVQIAVATLLGLGLALSLGWGWVAGLVFGLALSVASTVVLLRALQERRLVQTEKGKIAVGWLIVEDLAMVLALVLIPTIADALNGARPGTPVPLSGQFDLGLWGVLGLTLAKVVAFIAFMLIVGRRVIPWVLHWVAHTGSRELFRLAVLALALGVAFMAASLFGVSFALGAFFAGMILNESPLSQRAAEESLPLRDAFAVLFFVSVGMLFDPGILLRAPLPLLATLAIILFGKSLAAWLIVRAFGRSNAVALTISASLAQIGEFSFILAGLGVSLAILPEQGRDLILAGAILSILLNPVLFAIIERFTTEASSAKPKPSAAKPEPEPEPERDIVATSLSDHMVVVGYGRVGALLGAGLVAQGEILLVIEEQPEAIAIARDQGAAVLVGNAADPGVLAAAGLARARRLFVAIPESFEAGQVCEQARRDNPELPIIARAHSDAAVEHLTKCGASLTIMGEAEIARAMLALCEKPAVNGDASADKQLV, from the coding sequence ATGCATCCTGGCCCGCTGATCGCCATTCTCGTCGCGGGCCTGTGCCTCGCCTTCATCTTCGGAGCGCTTGCTCAGAAGCTGCGCTTCTCTCCCCTGGTCGGCTATCTCCTCGCCGGCGTCGCAGTCGGGCCCTTCACGCCCGGTTTCGTCGCCGATCAGGGCCTCGCCAACGAACTGGCCGAGATCGGCGTCATCCTGCTGATGTTCGGCGTCGGCCTGCATTTCTCGCTGAAGGATCTGCTCTCGGTCAAAACCATCGCGGTCCCCGGCGCTCTCGTCCAGATCGCGGTGGCGACCTTGCTCGGCCTGGGCCTGGCGCTTTCGCTCGGCTGGGGTTGGGTCGCAGGTCTCGTCTTCGGGCTCGCGCTCTCGGTCGCCAGCACCGTCGTGCTGCTGCGCGCGCTCCAGGAGCGCCGACTGGTCCAGACCGAGAAAGGCAAGATCGCGGTCGGCTGGCTGATCGTCGAGGACCTCGCCATGGTGCTGGCGCTCGTCCTGATCCCGACCATCGCCGACGCCCTGAACGGCGCCAGGCCGGGTACGCCCGTTCCGCTCTCCGGGCAGTTCGACCTCGGCCTCTGGGGCGTGCTGGGGCTGACGCTCGCCAAGGTCGTGGCCTTCATCGCCTTCATGCTCATCGTCGGGCGGCGCGTCATCCCCTGGGTGCTGCATTGGGTCGCCCATACCGGCTCGCGCGAGCTGTTCAGGCTCGCAGTGCTGGCGCTGGCGCTCGGCGTCGCCTTCATGGCGGCGAGCCTGTTCGGCGTCTCGTTTGCGCTCGGCGCCTTCTTCGCCGGCATGATCTTGAACGAATCGCCATTGAGCCAGCGCGCCGCCGAGGAATCGCTGCCGCTGCGCGACGCCTTCGCGGTGCTGTTCTTCGTCTCCGTCGGCATGCTGTTCGACCCCGGCATCCTGCTGCGCGCGCCGCTGCCCTTGCTGGCGACACTCGCCATCATCCTGTTTGGCAAATCGCTCGCCGCCTGGCTGATCGTGCGTGCCTTTGGCCGCTCGAATGCCGTCGCCCTGACCATTTCGGCGTCGCTGGCGCAGATCGGCGAGTTCTCCTTCATTCTGGCGGGCCTGGGCGTCTCGCTGGCGATCCTGCCCGAACAGGGCCGCGACCTGATCCTGGCGGGCGCGATCCTCTCGATCCTGCTCAACCCGGTGCTGTTTGCGATCATCGAGCGCTTCACGACGGAGGCGAGCTCGGCGAAGCCCAAGCCGAGCGCCGCCAAGCCGGAGCCCGAGCCGGAACCCGAGCGCGACATCGTCGCCACCAGCTTGAGCGATCACATGGTCGTCGTCGGCTATGGCCGGGTCGGCGCGCTCCTGGGAGCGGGCCTAGTGGCGCAGGGCGAGATCCTCCTCGTCATCGAGGAACAGCCCGAAGCCATCGCCATAGCCAGGGACCAGGGCGCCGCGGTGCTCGTCGGCAACGCCGCCGATCCAGGCGTGCTGGCAGCCGCCGGCCTGGCGCGGGCGCGGCGGCTCTTCGTCGCCATTCCCGAGAGCTTCGAGGCCGGCCAGGTCTGCGAACAGGCGCGACGCGACAATCCCGAATTGCCGATCATCGCCCGCGCCCATTCCGACGCGGCCGTCGAGCATCTGACCAAATGCGGCGCGAGCCTGACGATCATGGGCGAGGCGGAAATCGCCCGCGCCATGCTGGCGCTATGCGAGAAGCCCGCCGTGAATGGCGACGCCTCTGCGGACAAGCAACTGGTTTAA
- a CDS encoding amidohydrolase family protein gives MTITLIRNASWIVAYDAKAKGHVYLRDGDVAYEGDRILQVGGSYKGKADATIDGRGKMVMPGLVNIHSHPSSEAMCKGWNDELGSAKMYGTALYEFMPLFRCDAAGVKPCAQVTYSELLMSGVTTLVDMSAAWDGWFETFKASGLRAVFAPMYRSARWYTDNGHLAQYEWDAKAGEKAMAQAMKLLDQVAADATGRLSGMVSPSQIDTCTPELIQASYEEAETRKIPFQIHAAQSVVEFHEITRRHGMTPVEWLEELDVLGPFSIIGHGIFLDHHSSVKWPATDDMGALVETGTNVAHCPIVFQRRGIAMQSFGQYVAAGINVGIGTDTYPHHMLEELRAVCIGSRMMAEDVYDVRTSDAFNAATLGSAKALGRDDIGRLAKGAKADIVLVDVTHPMMRPLRDPLRSLIYAAGERAVTTVIVDGVTVVENGKVLTMDYASAAAELEEAQRRAEPNVKGLDWAKRDHLEISPLTFPAGRG, from the coding sequence ATGACGATCACCCTCATCCGCAACGCCAGCTGGATCGTCGCTTACGACGCCAAGGCCAAGGGCCATGTCTATCTGCGCGATGGCGATGTCGCCTATGAGGGCGACCGCATCCTGCAGGTCGGCGGAAGCTATAAGGGCAAGGCCGATGCGACGATCGACGGGCGCGGCAAGATGGTCATGCCCGGTCTCGTCAACATCCACTCGCACCCCTCCTCGGAGGCGATGTGCAAGGGCTGGAACGACGAGCTCGGTAGCGCGAAAATGTACGGCACGGCGCTCTACGAATTCATGCCGCTGTTCCGCTGCGACGCCGCAGGCGTCAAGCCCTGCGCGCAGGTGACTTATTCCGAACTGCTGATGTCGGGCGTCACCACGCTGGTCGACATGTCCGCCGCCTGGGACGGCTGGTTCGAGACCTTCAAGGCCTCGGGCCTTCGCGCCGTGTTCGCGCCGATGTACCGCTCGGCGCGCTGGTACACCGATAACGGCCATCTGGCGCAATATGAGTGGGACGCCAAGGCCGGTGAGAAGGCGATGGCGCAGGCCATGAAGCTGCTGGACCAGGTTGCGGCCGACGCAACGGGCAGGCTTTCCGGCATGGTCTCACCCTCGCAGATCGACACCTGCACGCCCGAACTGATCCAGGCGAGCTATGAGGAGGCGGAGACGCGAAAAATTCCCTTCCAGATCCATGCCGCCCAGAGCGTGGTCGAATTTCATGAGATCACGCGCCGGCATGGCATGACTCCGGTGGAGTGGCTGGAAGAGCTCGACGTGCTCGGGCCGTTCTCAATCATCGGCCACGGCATATTCCTCGACCATCACTCCTCGGTGAAATGGCCTGCGACCGACGATATGGGCGCGCTGGTCGAAACCGGCACCAATGTCGCGCATTGCCCGATCGTGTTCCAGCGCCGCGGCATCGCGATGCAGAGTTTCGGGCAGTATGTCGCTGCCGGCATCAATGTCGGTATCGGCACCGACACCTATCCCCACCACATGCTGGAGGAATTGCGCGCCGTCTGCATCGGTTCGCGCATGATGGCCGAGGACGTCTATGACGTGCGGACCTCGGACGCTTTCAATGCGGCGACGCTGGGCAGCGCCAAGGCGCTCGGCCGCGACGATATCGGCCGGCTCGCCAAGGGCGCGAAAGCCGACATCGTGCTGGTCGACGTCACCCATCCGATGATGCGCCCGCTGCGCGATCCGCTCCGCAGCCTGATCTATGCGGCGGGCGAGCGGGCGGTGACGACCGTGATCGTCGACGGCGTCACGGTGGTCGAGAATGGCAAGGTGCTGACCATGGACTATGCCAGCGCCGCCGCCGAACTGGAGGAGGCGCAGCGCCGGGCCGAGCCCAACGTCAAGGGTCTCGACTGGGCCAAGCGAGACCATCTCGAGATCTCGCCGCTGACCTTTCCGGCTGGCCGGGGCTGA
- a CDS encoding ABC transporter substrate-binding protein — MKHLSSIAAGVLLGLAALASPALAQGSNASLTIVREVDSDRYDPHRSTARSASEVLFMMADTLVSLDHDMATIKPGLATSWTMAPDGKTYTFKLRNDVSFCDGKKLTAQDVVYSIKRWIDPATRSPVAWRAGKIEDIVATDDYTVEYKLKAPFSELLYQLTQSFAVVVDKANVEALGADFGVKGFNGTGPYCWGDWKPRNEFRLKRHAAYKWGPPIYQNTGPAQIEEIVWRIVPEDNTRLAAVMTGQTQVTQYVPYSGMAQMRANKNLRIVESKEAFWTYFVGFKIDKEGVSDPAVRKAMVMAVDQKAIAENLYFGEVEPAYSYISTEALDWNKALTPNLIKTNVAEANRILDAAGWVKGPDGFRMKDGKKLSPVVYGFTGSTWQKLMEAIQGDLRKIGVDLKVQLFDATIAWGKMATQEFDMFGMSFPYISAGDALNLYFPSANAPTPNRMNWKDPATDELLTKGITALNEADRAAAYGEVLTKVHEAAVWLPLYHEPMKIAASARLGPFKAHNIYGCGLYKGLDLKFVR, encoded by the coding sequence GTGAAACATCTGTCATCGATCGCCGCCGGAGTCCTGCTGGGGCTCGCGGCGCTAGCGAGCCCGGCGCTCGCGCAAGGCTCCAATGCCAGCCTCACCATCGTGCGCGAGGTCGACAGCGACCGCTATGATCCGCATCGCTCGACGGCGCGCTCGGCCTCCGAAGTCCTCTTCATGATGGCCGACACGCTGGTCTCGCTCGACCACGACATGGCGACGATCAAGCCCGGCCTCGCCACCTCCTGGACGATGGCGCCCGACGGCAAGACCTACACCTTCAAGCTGCGCAACGACGTCTCCTTCTGCGACGGCAAGAAGCTGACGGCGCAGGATGTGGTCTATTCGATCAAGCGCTGGATCGATCCCGCGACGCGCTCGCCCGTGGCCTGGCGCGCCGGCAAGATCGAGGACATCGTCGCGACCGACGATTACACGGTCGAATACAAGCTCAAGGCACCGTTCTCGGAATTGCTCTACCAGCTCACCCAGAGCTTCGCCGTCGTCGTCGACAAGGCCAATGTCGAGGCGCTCGGCGCCGATTTCGGGGTCAAGGGCTTCAACGGCACCGGCCCCTATTGCTGGGGTGACTGGAAGCCGCGCAACGAGTTCAGGCTCAAGCGCCACGCCGCCTATAAATGGGGCCCGCCGATCTATCAGAACACCGGGCCGGCGCAGATCGAGGAGATCGTCTGGCGCATCGTGCCGGAGGACAACACCCGTCTGGCCGCGGTGATGACCGGGCAGACCCAGGTGACGCAATATGTGCCCTATTCCGGCATGGCCCAGATGCGCGCCAACAAGAACCTCAGGATCGTCGAGTCGAAGGAGGCGTTCTGGACCTATTTCGTCGGGTTCAAGATCGACAAGGAGGGCGTCAGCGATCCGGCCGTGCGCAAGGCGATGGTGATGGCCGTCGATCAGAAGGCGATCGCCGAGAACCTCTATTTCGGCGAGGTCGAGCCGGCCTATAGCTATATCTCGACCGAGGCGCTGGACTGGAACAAGGCGCTGACGCCGAACCTGATCAAGACCAATGTCGCCGAGGCCAACAGGATCCTCGACGCGGCCGGCTGGGTGAAGGGGCCTGACGGCTTCCGCATGAAGGACGGCAAGAAGCTCTCGCCGGTCGTCTATGGCTTCACCGGCTCGACCTGGCAGAAGCTGATGGAGGCGATTCAGGGCGATCTGCGCAAGATCGGCGTCGATCTCAAGGTCCAGCTCTTCGATGCCACCATTGCCTGGGGCAAGATGGCGACGCAGGAGTTCGACATGTTCGGGATGAGCTTCCCCTACATCTCGGCCGGCGATGCGCTGAACCTGTATTTCCCCTCGGCCAATGCGCCGACACCCAACCGGATGAACTGGAAGGACCCGGCGACGGACGAATTGCTCACCAAGGGCATCACCGCGCTGAACGAAGCAGACCGCGCGGCCGCCTATGGCGAGGTTCTGACGAAGGTGCATGAAGCGGCGGTCTGGCTGCCGCTCTATCACGAACCGATGAAGATCGCGGCCTCGGCAAGGCTTGGCCCCTTCAAGGCCCACAACATCTATGGTTGCGGGCTGTATAAGGGGCTGGATCTGAAGTTCGTTCGCTGA
- a CDS encoding ABC transporter permease: MADLTTQAAPVTAQRSWLSPIWRRILGDKLALAAAIILLTIVLAALFAPWLAPFDPYETTRRPFIPPRWSEGSLPQYWLGTDGQGRDMLSRLLYGTRLTLVMGLASIILGGGLGAMLGLLGAFYRRLDPYVMRSADILLSFPAILLGLALAAVVGPGLTAIVIALSIATVPDVARITRSAAIVVMGQDYMEAGRALGLPDRTLIWRYLALNCISPVFVFMTLRFGQIILIGAALSFLGLGVRPPEAELGMMASLGRDALFFAPHISLLPSLTIIAIVLCVNLLGDALRDLLDPRMRNM; the protein is encoded by the coding sequence ATGGCTGACCTGACGACCCAGGCCGCACCGGTGACGGCGCAACGGAGCTGGCTCTCGCCGATCTGGCGGCGGATTCTTGGCGACAAGCTCGCCTTGGCGGCGGCGATCATCCTTCTGACGATCGTGCTCGCGGCTTTGTTTGCGCCCTGGCTTGCGCCCTTCGACCCCTATGAGACGACGCGTCGCCCCTTCATTCCGCCGCGCTGGAGCGAGGGCTCGCTGCCGCAATACTGGCTCGGCACCGATGGGCAGGGGCGCGACATGCTCTCGCGCCTGCTCTACGGGACGCGATTGACGCTGGTGATGGGGTTGGCCTCGATCATCCTCGGCGGCGGGCTCGGCGCGATGCTGGGTTTGCTCGGCGCCTTCTACCGGCGGCTCGATCCTTATGTGATGCGCTCGGCCGACATCCTTTTGTCCTTCCCCGCCATCCTGCTGGGACTGGCGCTCGCCGCCGTCGTCGGCCCCGGACTCACGGCCATCGTGATCGCGCTCTCGATCGCCACCGTGCCGGATGTCGCGCGCATCACGCGCAGCGCCGCGATCGTGGTGATGGGGCAGGATTACATGGAGGCCGGCCGTGCGCTCGGCCTGCCGGACAGGACGCTGATCTGGCGCTATCTGGCGTTGAACTGCATCTCGCCGGTCTTCGTCTTCATGACGCTGCGCTTCGGCCAGATCATCCTGATCGGGGCGGCGCTGTCGTTCCTGGGGCTGGGCGTGCGCCCGCCCGAGGCGGAGCTCGGCATGATGGCCTCGCTCGGGCGCGACGCCTTGTTCTTTGCGCCGCATATCTCGCTGCTGCCGAGCCTCACGATCATCGCGATCGTGCTTTGCGTGAACCTGCTTGGCGATGCGCTGCGCGATCTGCTCGATCCGCGCATGAGGAACATGTGA
- a CDS encoding ABC transporter permease, whose product MLNHIAQRLALSVPVLFGVLLFGFLLLQLVPADPAAIIAGPMASPELVAQIRQDMGLDRPIIIQFAIYMGRVLQGDLGVSLISNTRVTTELAEAIGPTAELMFACLVWAVPLGIALGTIAAVYRGRLLDRLVIAVSVAGVSTPVFFIGLILMQYIGYHWELLPFIGRGGPLWSLEGLASIVLPALTLGLVFIGPIARMTRTAALEVLNADHVRTARAKGLAERTVILQHVLRNALIPVVTLIGLQAGYLLGGAVVTETIYSWPGVGRLAVGAILASDFPLAQGAILVLALAFLVINLIVDMLYAVLDPRVESHG is encoded by the coding sequence ATGCTGAACCACATCGCTCAGCGCCTAGCCCTTTCGGTGCCGGTGCTGTTCGGCGTGCTGCTTTTTGGTTTCCTGCTGCTGCAGCTCGTTCCCGCGGACCCTGCCGCGATCATCGCCGGGCCGATGGCGAGCCCCGAGCTGGTCGCGCAGATCAGGCAAGACATGGGGCTCGATCGGCCGATCATCATTCAGTTCGCGATCTATATGGGGCGCGTGCTGCAGGGCGATCTCGGCGTCTCGCTGATCTCGAACACCCGCGTCACCACGGAGCTGGCCGAGGCGATCGGCCCGACCGCCGAGCTGATGTTCGCCTGCCTGGTCTGGGCGGTGCCGCTGGGCATCGCGCTCGGGACGATAGCTGCGGTCTATCGCGGGCGCCTGCTCGACCGGCTGGTGATCGCGGTTTCAGTCGCCGGGGTCTCGACGCCGGTGTTCTTCATCGGGCTGATCCTGATGCAGTATATCGGCTACCATTGGGAGCTTTTACCTTTCATCGGGCGCGGCGGGCCGCTCTGGAGCCTGGAAGGGCTCGCCTCGATCGTACTGCCGGCGCTGACGCTCGGACTGGTCTTCATCGGCCCGATCGCGCGGATGACGCGGACCGCCGCGCTCGAAGTGTTGAACGCCGACCATGTCCGCACAGCCCGCGCCAAGGGATTGGCCGAGCGCACCGTCATCCTCCAGCATGTGCTGCGCAACGCCTTGATCCCGGTGGTGACGCTGATCGGCCTCCAGGCCGGCTATCTGCTCGGCGGCGCGGTCGTCACTGAGACGATCTATTCCTGGCCGGGTGTCGGGCGGCTCGCGGTCGGAGCGATCCTGGCGAGCGACTTTCCTCTGGCGCAGGGCGCGATCCTGGTGCTGGCGCTGGCCTTCCTGGTGATCAATCTGATCGTCGACATGCTCTATGCGGTGCTCGATCCGAGGGTCGAGAGCCATGGCTGA